Proteins encoded within one genomic window of Desulfurobacterium indicum:
- the gspG gene encoding type II secretion system major pseudopilin GspG: protein MKRKAFTLIELLVVVVILSLLAAIVVPKLTGRVNETKIKTTKVQLKEIKRALEMYKLDNGMYPTTSQGLKALVEKPETPPAPAHWKQYLDNIPKDGWGNDFVYVCPGDKHPFELKSKGPDGELNTQDDISVWDQ from the coding sequence GTGAAAAGGAAGGCATTTACACTTATAGAGCTTCTTGTGGTTGTTGTTATTTTGTCTCTGCTTGCTGCGATAGTAGTTCCAAAACTCACGGGAAGGGTTAATGAAACAAAGATAAAGACTACGAAGGTTCAGCTTAAAGAGATAAAGAGAGCTCTTGAGATGTATAAACTGGATAACGGCATGTATCCTACGACTTCTCAAGGACTAAAAGCTCTTGTTGAAAAGCCGGAAACGCCGCCTGCTCCCGCCCACTGGAAGCAGTATCTTGATAATATTCCGAAGGACGGCTGGGGGAACGACTTTGTTTATGTTTGTCCCGGCGATAAACATCCCTTTGAGCTGAAGTCAAAAGGACCTGATGGAGAGTTAAATACACAGGATGATATTTCCGTGTGGGATCAATGA
- a CDS encoding DUF2062 domain-containing protein, producing MKLKELFSFRFYIKKLLELKDQPEETARGLALGVFIGFLPVNGFQVLIAITIAAFAKASKIAAAIGTHVTNPWTTVPVLIIDYYVGYRILRLLGYQVMRVSLSTFSISKLFSTGLALLVPTFVGGASLGLIFSILSYFGFKKFAENIKEKQNVETA from the coding sequence ATGAAGCTTAAAGAGCTGTTTTCCTTCAGATTCTACATCAAAAAACTTCTTGAATTAAAGGACCAGCCGGAAGAAACAGCAAGAGGATTGGCTCTTGGCGTATTTATAGGATTCCTCCCTGTAAACGGATTTCAGGTATTAATAGCAATCACCATAGCGGCATTTGCAAAAGCAAGCAAGATAGCAGCAGCGATAGGAACTCACGTAACAAACCCGTGGACAACCGTCCCCGTGCTCATTATAGATTACTATGTCGGATACAGAATTTTAAGACTCCTTGGATACCAGGTAATGAGAGTCTCCTTATCTACCTTTTCAATTTCAAAGCTATTCTCAACAGGACTTGCTCTTTTAGTACCGACATTTGTAGGTGGTGCCTCCCTTGGATTAATCTTCTCTATCCTCTCCTATTTCGGATTTAAAAAGTTCGCCGAAAATATCAAAGAAAAGCAGAATGTGGAGACGGCATAA
- a CDS encoding type II secretion system protein, with translation MKKSKSAFTLLEILIVVSLMAVLLAAVEFFYSGTVFSSGDIEQKAVYVENDLNLYSQLSRQLFSFFKPRNENFLLTKDRLAFYTLYPVFYSGGVKAVYIFRREGNGKTEVIYQEFPYPDGKLDSNGTKKIVIGDFSNFEFQVLNGGNWTENFEGNFTGIARLFVDGKKFLITGKIE, from the coding sequence ATGAAAAAGAGTAAAAGTGCTTTCACTCTTCTTGAAATTCTTATAGTTGTTTCTCTTATGGCTGTTCTTCTCGCAGCTGTTGAGTTTTTTTACAGCGGAACGGTTTTTTCTTCCGGGGATATTGAACAGAAAGCTGTTTATGTTGAGAATGATTTGAATTTATACTCTCAGCTTTCCAGACAACTATTCTCTTTTTTTAAACCTAGAAATGAAAATTTTTTGCTGACAAAGGATAGGCTTGCTTTTTATACGCTTTATCCCGTTTTTTACTCTGGCGGAGTAAAAGCTGTTTATATTTTCAGAAGGGAAGGCAACGGAAAAACGGAAGTTATCTATCAAGAGTTTCCTTATCCTGACGGAAAACTTGATTCTAACGGGACAAAGAAGATTGTTATAGGGGATTTTTCTAATTTTGAATTTCAAGTTCTAAATGGCGGAAACTGGACAGAAAATTTTGAGGGTAACTTTACCGGCATTGCAAGACTTTTTGTAGATGGTAAAAAATTTTTGATAACCGGAAAGATAGAATGA
- a CDS encoding GspE/PulE family protein, protein MDKTLPVDFMRRYYVLPFGEGKFYVTEKTPFHVIEDLRFTFGTVETVLIDEEAFNEKLEDYISSLESRLEEEETFGGAVFEDLLAGSDAPVIQLLNTIFLKAIRVRASDIHFEPYEREVVVKYRLDGVLHEVMRIPLSSYSKVVSRVKVISRLNVAEKRLPQDGRIKVKIGKKQIDMRVSTLPTIFGERVVIRLLDRSHKLLTLKELGFSDRDYAVFEEVITKPHGLILVTGPTGSGKTTTLYAAIQRIWTPEKNILTIEDPVEYQIEGINQVQVNPKIGLTFATGLRSILRQDPDVIMIGEIRDLETAEIAVRASMTGHLVFSTLHTNDAPSSIARLTDMGVEPFLVASSLECVLAQRLVRRVCSYCAFEYQPTDEEMETIRAVLGNVKVAKLKKGKGCDKCLGTGYSGRIAIYQVMRMDEEMRALVSKTSDTEKIREIARSKGMRTLLEDGLEKVVYGVTTVEEVLQVARD, encoded by the coding sequence GTGGATAAAACTTTACCTGTTGATTTTATGAGACGTTATTACGTTCTTCCTTTCGGGGAAGGTAAATTTTACGTTACGGAAAAAACTCCGTTTCACGTTATAGAGGATTTAAGGTTTACTTTCGGAACAGTAGAGACTGTTCTTATTGATGAAGAGGCTTTTAATGAAAAACTGGAAGATTACATCTCTTCTCTTGAGAGTAGGCTTGAAGAAGAGGAAACTTTTGGCGGAGCGGTGTTTGAAGACCTTCTTGCCGGTTCCGATGCTCCAGTCATTCAGCTTCTCAACACGATTTTTCTTAAAGCTATAAGAGTGAGAGCAAGTGACATACACTTTGAACCTTACGAAAGAGAGGTTGTTGTTAAATACCGTCTTGACGGAGTTCTCCACGAGGTTATGAGAATTCCTCTTTCAAGTTATTCCAAAGTTGTCTCCCGTGTTAAAGTAATTTCCCGTTTGAATGTTGCTGAAAAGAGACTGCCGCAGGACGGAAGGATAAAAGTAAAAATAGGAAAGAAACAGATAGATATGAGGGTTTCAACGCTTCCCACAATATTTGGCGAGAGAGTTGTTATAAGACTTCTTGATCGTTCTCATAAACTGCTTACGTTAAAAGAACTTGGTTTTTCGGACAGGGATTATGCCGTTTTTGAGGAAGTAATTACAAAACCTCACGGTCTTATCCTTGTTACAGGGCCCACCGGTTCTGGTAAAACCACAACGCTTTACGCTGCAATCCAGAGAATATGGACACCGGAGAAAAATATTCTGACGATAGAGGATCCGGTTGAATATCAGATAGAAGGGATAAATCAGGTTCAGGTTAATCCTAAAATAGGTTTGACTTTTGCTACCGGTCTAAGGAGCATACTGAGGCAGGATCCTGACGTGATAATGATAGGTGAGATAAGAGACCTCGAAACTGCGGAAATAGCTGTCAGAGCCTCAATGACCGGACATCTTGTCTTTTCCACTCTCCACACAAACGATGCTCCTTCTTCTATTGCCCGTCTGACTGATATGGGAGTTGAGCCTTTTCTAGTTGCATCTTCTCTTGAGTGTGTGCTTGCCCAGAGACTTGTAAGGAGAGTGTGTTCCTATTGCGCTTTTGAATATCAACCGACAGATGAAGAGATGGAAACTATACGTGCAGTTTTAGGAAATGTTAAAGTTGCAAAACTGAAAAAGGGAAAAGGTTGTGATAAATGTCTTGGAACAGGTTACAGCGGCAGGATTGCTATATATCAGGTGATGCGTATGGATGAAGAGATGAGAGCACTTGTTTCAAAAACTTCAGATACGGAAAAGATAAGAGAAATTGCAAGAAGCAAAGGTATGAGAACGCTCCTTGAAGACGGACTGGAAAAGGTAGTATACGGAGTAACAACTGTTGAAGAGGTTTTACAGGTGGCAAGGGATTAG
- a CDS encoding type II secretion system F family protein, which produces MAVFEYRAYDLSGKEVKGKEEALSEGHLRQVLEERGLIPFEIAPVSKAKNRRFFLSSSKKISDLEVALLLYEMGILFDRGIHITDIFEILADQFKGTELEETFLLARSKVAEGQPVGEAMRETNVFPDFVVEMVLAGEESGALSKIFISASKFLEREADFKEKIKGALTYPAIVIVIGFIAMIIVMKVAVPRIIKIYAQFNEDVPFATRIIMSFSSILSVLLKLLIPTAVLAVVFRDKIFTRERMDSFKLKIPFFRDIHLSSIYSSWAGTLSILLSGGLPLDKAVTVANKTIANSIVAEKFKNLSVWIREGKKMSEFLRKNKMLPDAAVRLIIIGEETGELEEMLSLVSSIYRKETEKLINRFMTILEPATLLVLAVFVAFFVFATILPIFNLSVR; this is translated from the coding sequence ATGGCTGTTTTTGAGTATAGAGCTTACGATTTAAGCGGAAAAGAAGTAAAGGGAAAAGAAGAGGCTCTTTCTGAAGGGCACTTAAGACAGGTTTTGGAAGAAAGAGGTCTAATTCCTTTTGAGATTGCACCTGTAAGTAAAGCTAAAAATAGGCGTTTTTTTCTCTCTTCATCTAAAAAAATTTCCGATTTGGAAGTTGCACTTCTTCTTTATGAGATGGGCATTCTCTTTGATAGAGGTATTCACATAACCGATATTTTTGAAATTTTAGCCGATCAGTTTAAAGGTACGGAGCTTGAAGAGACGTTTCTTTTAGCCCGTTCAAAAGTAGCAGAAGGACAGCCTGTTGGTGAAGCTATGAGGGAAACAAATGTTTTCCCGGATTTTGTTGTTGAGATGGTTCTGGCTGGAGAGGAATCGGGTGCCCTCAGCAAAATTTTTATTTCTGCTTCAAAGTTTCTTGAGAGGGAAGCCGATTTTAAAGAGAAGATAAAAGGAGCATTAACCTATCCAGCGATTGTTATAGTTATCGGTTTTATTGCCATGATTATTGTTATGAAAGTTGCAGTGCCGAGAATTATCAAAATTTATGCTCAATTTAATGAGGATGTTCCATTTGCGACAAGGATCATAATGAGCTTTTCATCTATTCTTTCAGTTTTATTAAAACTTTTGATTCCCACGGCTGTTCTGGCAGTTGTTTTTCGAGATAAAATTTTTACCAGAGAGAGAATGGATAGTTTTAAGCTTAAAATACCTTTTTTTAGAGATATTCATCTTTCGTCTATTTACAGCTCCTGGGCAGGAACTCTATCTATTCTTCTTTCGGGAGGATTGCCCCTTGACAAAGCGGTAACAGTTGCCAATAAGACAATAGCCAATTCTATTGTTGCGGAAAAGTTTAAAAATCTCTCCGTCTGGATAAGAGAAGGAAAAAAAATGTCGGAATTTTTGAGGAAAAACAAGATGCTTCCTGATGCTGCCGTTCGGCTTATCATTATAGGTGAAGAGACCGGAGAGCTTGAAGAGATGCTTTCACTTGTAAGTTCTATATACAGAAAGGAAACGGAAAAGCTGATAAACAGGTTTATGACTATCCTTGAACCTGCAACACTCCTTGTTCTTGCAGTTTTTGTTGCGTTTTTCGTATTTGCCACAATCCTGCCTATATTTAATCTATCGGTAAGGTAG
- the gspD gene encoding type II secretion system secretin GspD, whose amino-acid sequence MRLGKFFFTVLVSIVLLGMSSFAANSVNPQIVALLQNIDQIKKSKEITINFKDIDIRDLTYLASQLTGKNIIIPSNLKGKVTLIFSKPISVRDFWNIYTAILKTRGFAIVDRGKFYEIISLTRVKEETPPLEKRLSSGDVLVTYVYRFKNGDVTNVERILGRFRGRRGTLLFYRPANMVIITDTAENIRNFKSVLKLIDSAEKGTEVKIYPLDYAKASEVATALKTVYSSMSKRGVPFVVFPVNSENSLVVSARKDLIPEVDRIIKELDKPVSTNKERTFHVIYLKNSKADDLADTLSKLVTSIAIYSEFPKKKGKAVSISSSKDLIKIVPDTSLNALIVYANDKEYKAIENLVSQLDKKRKQVLVSVFIAEVSQKAMKEIGIKWQIFGKNGGAAFRGGLSDADFYSSVGLSSFAAGFLSSSGQTVNIGGTNVFFPNLLALFSLLESGTGFNVISAPKIFTINNKEATIDVSQVTPFAESVKFDVNGNPIINYSYKPVGLVLKITPHISVDKSIVMETHLEVNDVIGYEKPDIGGIQYVVPITSKRELDTTIKVPDGKTIVLGGLISKKTIETMEGVPLLSSIPVVGNLFRYNSKDTEKTNLFIFMTPYVVETPDEIAKITEWHKKMSELFLKYEKEQKEKMKKEEIKSNIKGND is encoded by the coding sequence ATGAGATTAGGTAAGTTTTTTTTCACAGTTCTTGTTTCGATTGTTCTGTTAGGGATGTCCTCTTTTGCGGCGAATAGCGTGAATCCTCAGATAGTAGCGCTTCTACAAAACATTGATCAGATAAAGAAAAGTAAAGAGATTACGATTAACTTTAAGGATATTGATATCAGGGATCTTACTTACCTTGCCTCTCAGCTGACAGGAAAAAACATTATTATTCCTTCTAACTTGAAAGGAAAAGTGACACTTATCTTTTCAAAACCAATATCTGTTCGTGATTTCTGGAATATTTACACGGCGATACTTAAAACCCGCGGATTTGCGATAGTTGATAGGGGGAAATTTTACGAGATTATTTCTCTTACAAGGGTAAAGGAAGAGACGCCGCCGCTTGAGAAGAGGCTTTCTTCAGGGGATGTTCTTGTAACTTATGTCTATCGATTTAAAAACGGTGATGTTACCAATGTGGAAAGGATACTCGGACGGTTTAGAGGAAGGAGAGGAACGCTTCTCTTTTATCGTCCTGCCAATATGGTCATAATAACCGATACGGCAGAAAATATCAGGAACTTTAAATCGGTTTTAAAACTTATAGATTCTGCTGAGAAAGGAACGGAAGTAAAAATATATCCGCTTGATTACGCAAAGGCTTCCGAGGTGGCAACGGCACTTAAAACGGTTTACTCCTCCATGTCAAAAAGAGGTGTTCCATTTGTCGTGTTCCCCGTTAATTCCGAAAACAGTCTTGTTGTCAGCGCAAGGAAAGATTTGATTCCTGAGGTTGACAGAATAATAAAAGAGCTTGATAAACCGGTTTCCACAAATAAAGAAAGAACGTTCCATGTAATTTATCTTAAAAATTCAAAGGCAGACGACCTTGCTGATACGCTTAGTAAGCTTGTTACAAGTATTGCTATTTATTCAGAATTTCCTAAAAAGAAGGGAAAAGCAGTGTCTATTTCCTCATCAAAGGATTTAATAAAGATTGTTCCCGATACCTCTTTGAATGCTTTGATAGTTTATGCCAATGATAAGGAGTATAAAGCAATAGAAAATCTTGTTTCGCAGCTTGATAAAAAGAGAAAACAGGTACTTGTTTCCGTCTTTATCGCTGAGGTTTCTCAGAAGGCGATGAAAGAGATAGGTATAAAATGGCAGATTTTCGGTAAGAACGGTGGAGCAGCGTTTAGAGGAGGGCTTTCAGATGCCGATTTTTATTCATCTGTCGGTTTGAGCAGTTTTGCAGCTGGTTTCTTAAGTTCAAGTGGTCAAACGGTTAATATAGGAGGAACAAACGTTTTCTTTCCGAACCTTCTTGCCCTCTTTTCTCTTCTTGAGTCCGGAACGGGCTTTAACGTGATTTCTGCTCCGAAGATTTTTACGATTAACAATAAGGAAGCGACAATAGACGTTTCTCAGGTAACACCTTTTGCCGAAAGCGTTAAGTTTGACGTTAACGGTAATCCGATAATAAACTATTCCTATAAGCCTGTTGGGCTTGTTCTGAAAATTACTCCTCATATATCGGTTGATAAATCCATCGTTATGGAGACACATCTTGAAGTTAACGATGTTATCGGTTACGAAAAACCGGACATAGGCGGTATTCAGTATGTTGTTCCGATAACTTCAAAAAGGGAGCTTGACACGACGATAAAAGTACCCGACGGAAAAACAATCGTTTTAGGTGGTTTAATTTCTAAGAAAACGATAGAGACAATGGAAGGCGTTCCATTGCTTTCCTCCATTCCTGTTGTTGGAAATCTGTTTAGGTATAACTCTAAAGATACCGAGAAAACCAACCTGTTTATTTTTATGACTCCTTATGTTGTTGAAACACCCGATGAGATTGCGAAGATAACAGAGTGGCATAAGAAGATGAGCGAACTTTTTCTTAAATATGAGAAAGAGCAGAAAGAGAAGATGAAAAAGGAAGAGATAAAAAGCAATATAAAAGGAAACGATTGA
- a CDS encoding type II secretion system protein — protein MRRGFTLLEVLIGVTIFAVAASALIFVSSKNVERLERIDDTIKGIYIMKSRIYGLPYNDTDGFKIVESRANLEYGIVEKSFSVNKDGRHLFTFYYYEKE, from the coding sequence ATGAGAAGGGGGTTTACACTTTTAGAAGTTCTTATTGGTGTTACTATTTTTGCTGTTGCAGCTTCCGCTTTGATTTTTGTTTCTTCAAAAAATGTTGAGAGATTGGAAAGAATAGATGATACGATTAAAGGAATTTATATAATGAAGTCACGTATTTACGGTTTGCCGTACAACGATACTGATGGATTTAAAATTGTGGAAAGCCGGGCTAATCTGGAGTATGGAATAGTAGAAAAAAGTTTTAGTGTAAATAAAGACGGGAGACATCTTTTTACGTTTTACTATTATGAAAAAGAGTAA
- a CDS encoding general secretion pathway protein GspK, producing the protein MILLVILMVIGAVTMAVTNTADETFFASHYVTKVLQQEQVMALADAISAGVKELFARDDGNVDYYGEYWTYPVPVSLNGVDLTVEIEDEERYLNPNILVKNGKVNKKAEEIFSRLFNITELGGDLLTKDIEDWILPGSSTFKHARFSTTEELRLVDGVTGEIFNGTVEGGHFKPGLRSLLSVWTDGKVNVNTASKWILMALDRNIDENLANNIIEYRKKHPFKKVDDLINVEGMTSDIIYRIKPFVDVKSTYFLTRAVVKIGDSSYSLYILFKRDGASLREVWRKVK; encoded by the coding sequence ATGATTCTTCTTGTTATTTTAATGGTTATAGGTGCCGTGACAATGGCTGTAACAAATACTGCTGATGAGACGTTCTTTGCCTCTCACTATGTGACAAAAGTTCTTCAGCAGGAGCAAGTTATGGCTCTTGCCGATGCAATTTCGGCAGGGGTTAAGGAGCTTTTTGCCCGCGATGATGGGAATGTTGATTATTATGGTGAGTACTGGACTTATCCGGTGCCTGTTTCGCTGAACGGTGTTGATTTGACAGTTGAAATAGAGGATGAGGAAAGGTATTTAAATCCCAATATACTTGTAAAAAACGGTAAGGTTAATAAAAAAGCGGAAGAGATTTTTAGCAGACTTTTTAATATTACAGAACTTGGTGGAGATTTGCTTACGAAAGACATTGAGGACTGGATTCTTCCCGGCAGTTCAACCTTTAAGCATGCAAGATTTAGCACGACGGAAGAGCTTAGGCTTGTTGATGGTGTTACCGGTGAAATTTTTAACGGAACGGTTGAGGGAGGACACTTTAAACCAGGACTTCGTTCACTCCTTTCTGTGTGGACAGACGGGAAGGTTAACGTGAACACGGCATCAAAGTGGATTTTAATGGCACTTGACAGAAATATAGATGAAAATCTTGCAAATAATATTATTGAATACAGAAAAAAACATCCTTTTAAAAAGGTTGATGATCTTATAAACGTTGAAGGTATGACATCTGATATTATTTATAGAATAAAACCTTTTGTTGACGTTAAGAGCACCTATTTCCTGACCAGAGCGGTTGTGAAAATTGGTGATAGTAGCTATTCTCTTTACATACTTTTTAAAAGAGATGGGGCTTCCTTAAGAGAGGTCTGGAGAAAAGTAAAATGA
- a CDS encoding pyridoxal-phosphate dependent enzyme, whose protein sequence is MTVQRILMSSLIENSRFIEDFFGRKRIKILLSGFFEKFGARCPTGSFKDYITGLTLYFRKKKELVVVSAGNVARAFFYKASVLKRPLTIVLPEYALEGLKIPAPPSKTVTIYAIKGEYNDAIDFSKELVAKNPEKYEHEGGLSNKWRIKGLCRLFRRLPPFDIYFQAVSGGVGPMSIYETSKATGKELPRLFLSQNLPYAPVLAAVKGEKIPEPELAEKILAKVLSNAKTNIPLLSKLIDESNGKIYGITNEELVSAKKVFEEFIEEEIDYSCGVTLASVLKAIKNGDIKEEEKILIHITGGGYSKVKKHFPDEKQIIHI, encoded by the coding sequence ATGACCGTCCAACGAATTCTGATGTCTTCACTTATTGAAAATTCACGATTTATAGAAGACTTTTTCGGAAGAAAAAGGATAAAAATTCTCCTGTCCGGTTTTTTCGAAAAATTTGGAGCCAGATGTCCTACAGGCTCCTTTAAAGATTACATAACAGGACTAACTCTCTATTTCAGAAAGAAAAAAGAGCTTGTCGTCGTATCAGCCGGCAACGTGGCAAGGGCTTTCTTTTACAAAGCTTCTGTCCTTAAAAGGCCTCTTACGATTGTCCTTCCTGAATATGCTCTTGAAGGCCTGAAAATTCCTGCACCGCCATCAAAAACGGTAACGATCTACGCAATTAAAGGCGAATATAACGACGCTATTGACTTCTCGAAAGAACTCGTCGCTAAAAACCCTGAAAAATATGAACATGAAGGGGGACTCTCAAATAAGTGGAGAATAAAAGGCCTTTGCAGATTGTTCAGAAGACTTCCCCCATTTGACATCTATTTTCAGGCGGTATCTGGCGGTGTAGGACCTATGAGTATATACGAAACCTCAAAAGCCACCGGAAAGGAACTGCCACGGTTATTCCTATCACAGAATCTCCCTTACGCACCTGTTCTTGCCGCTGTTAAAGGAGAAAAAATACCTGAACCGGAACTGGCAGAAAAAATTCTTGCAAAGGTTCTAAGTAATGCAAAAACAAATATCCCACTTTTGTCAAAACTAATAGATGAAAGTAATGGAAAGATTTACGGCATAACAAATGAAGAACTTGTATCTGCAAAAAAAGTTTTTGAAGAATTCATAGAAGAGGAAATAGATTACTCCTGTGGCGTAACTCTCGCAAGCGTCCTTAAAGCAATAAAAAACGGAGATATAAAAGAAGAGGAAAAAATACTTATCCACATAACAGGCGGCGGCTATTCAAAAGTAAAAAAACATTTTCCGGACGAAAAACAGATAATCCACATTTAA
- a CDS encoding PDZ domain-containing protein codes for MTRKDIFNRILSLLPIFVNSISLFVIFAAVGVGFSLFVFLKTFNLDTSLPPALHKKVKYIKRNYSGLDKFFLSKSTSNVVLTGNDVQSQVSAVSGKVLGTITTGKDRFLLISQGDSFKILKEGDTLNGKTIVKIAPLYYQLSDGSKIYLLSSGSGSLNRNLPPNFPVERRGKERIVKLDRTMVERETADIGKLLKDVNIVPVLRHGETIGYRFLRIKPGTILTKIGFRNGDIVTAVNNMPVRTVEDAFKIYNMLRNEDTVKVEIERRGRKEVIIYEIR; via the coding sequence ATGACCAGAAAAGATATCTTTAATAGGATTTTGTCCTTACTACCGATATTTGTTAATTCCATTTCCCTTTTTGTGATTTTTGCTGCTGTTGGTGTAGGTTTTTCTCTGTTCGTTTTTCTTAAAACGTTTAACCTGGATACTTCCCTTCCACCTGCCTTGCATAAGAAAGTTAAATATATAAAAAGAAACTACTCGGGTCTGGATAAGTTTTTCTTGAGTAAGTCAACTTCTAATGTTGTTTTAACTGGTAATGATGTTCAATCTCAGGTTTCTGCGGTATCCGGGAAAGTTTTAGGGACTATAACGACAGGTAAAGATAGGTTTCTTCTTATTTCTCAGGGCGACAGTTTCAAGATTTTAAAAGAGGGAGATACTTTAAATGGAAAAACGATAGTGAAAATAGCCCCTCTTTATTATCAACTTTCTGATGGGAGTAAAATTTATCTTCTCTCTTCCGGTAGTGGGAGTTTAAATCGGAATTTACCACCAAATTTTCCTGTGGAAAGAAGGGGAAAGGAAAGAATTGTAAAACTTGATAGAACAATGGTGGAAAGGGAAACGGCAGACATAGGGAAACTGCTGAAAGATGTGAATATTGTTCCGGTTTTGAGACACGGTGAAACAATAGGTTACAGGTTTTTAAGGATAAAGCCTGGAACAATTTTGACAAAGATTGGATTTAGAAACGGAGACATAGTTACTGCTGTTAATAATATGCCTGTCAGAACAGTTGAAGATGCTTTTAAGATTTATAATATGCTAAGAAATGAAGATACTGTTAAGGTGGAAATTGAAAGAAGGGGAAGGAAGGAGGTTATCATATATGAGATTAGGTAA